In Uranotaenia lowii strain MFRU-FL chromosome 2, ASM2978415v1, whole genome shotgun sequence, one genomic interval encodes:
- the LOC129748265 gene encoding homocysteine S-methyltransferase-like: MDRVVVLDGGFSTQLAVHVGKHIDGDPLWSARFNATNPNAVYKTHLDFLEAGADYIMTNTYQASVEGYMEFLDLSEDAGLQLIKSTVKLAHKARARYLAENNVREVPLIVASIGPYGAHLNDGSEYTGDYADYVSPDTIQKWHRNRIDACLEVGVDVLGIETIPCKMEAEAMLELMTEEYPTVKFWMSFQCKDVGHIARGENFAETAIHLWERARQLENDNLIAVGVNCVHPSFVTPLLKAVNENRPPADRIPLIVYPNSGEVYSVETGWFGKESCIPLESYVPKWIELGARFIGGCCRTNARDIKRIKQTVESLQPGSLKAL, encoded by the exons ATGGATCGTGTCGTTGTTTTGGACGGAGGATTTTCAACCCAGCTTGCGGTTCATGTGGGCAAACACATCGATGGAGACCCACTGTGGAGTGCCAGGTTCAATGCCACCAACCCTAATGCAGTCTACAAAACTCATCTGGATTTTCTGGAAGCCGGAGCAGATTATATCATGACCAATACGTACCAGGCCAGTGTTGAGGGATACATGGAGTTCCTGGATCTCAGTGAGGATGCTGGACTACAGTTGATCAAATCGACTGTGAAGTTGGCCCACAAAGCTAGGGCACGGTATTTGGCGGAAAATAATGTAAGGGAGGTTCCACTGATTGTGGCTTCTATTggaccgtatggagcacatttGAATGATGGATCAGAGTATACCGGAGACTATGCGGATTACGTTTCCCCAGATACGATCCAGAAATGGCACCGGAATCGAATCGATGCTTGTCTGGAAGTTGGCGTGGATGTGCTGGGCATCGAAACGATTCCCTGTAAG ATGGAAGCGGAAGCCATGCTGGAGCTGATGACCGAGGAATACCCAACTGTCAAGTTCTGGATGTCGTTCCAGTGCAAAGACGTCGGTCACATTGCTCGGGGGGAAAATTTTGCGGAAACGGCCATCCATCTGTGGGAACGAGCTCGGCAGCTGGAAAACGACAATCTCATCGCCGTCGGAGTCAACTGTGTCCATCCCAGCTTCGTTACCCCGTTGTTGAAGGCAGTCAATGAAAACCGTCCTCCGGCGGACCGGATTCCGTTGATCGTGTATCCGAACTCCGGGGAGGTTTACAGTGTGGAAACAGG atGGTTCGGAAAGGAATCCTGCATTCCGCTGGAGAGCTATGTGCCGAAATGGATTGAACTCGGTGCCCGGTTTATCGGAGGATGCTGCCGTACCAATGCCCGGGACATCAAGAGGATTAAGCAAACGGTAGAATCTTTACAACCTGGATCTCTTAAAGCGCTCTAA